A segment of the Felis catus isolate Fca126 chromosome F2, F.catus_Fca126_mat1.0, whole genome shotgun sequence genome:
AACTAGGAAAAGATGCCAAAGTTTGTAATACAAATCAATTTTCCATCTCCATCTCCGTACCATAATGTTTATTTCCAGTCTCTATTCTTGAAACCAGTGCTTTAGAAGAATCACATTGAAAAGTTGGTCTCAAGTACAAACGGTGAAAACGAAGTAATAAATTGTGCACACCAATTCAAAATCTGTGCTACCTGTGTTGACCTCATCTGAaaccttcaaaaaatatttaaaggaataaaagctTTCTCATCGCTCTTATGTGATAAGAAATGAATCCTGCCACTCTGTGACCTGCTTGTGGCTGCAGCACTTCTTGTCCTCCAGCCCAGGGCTGAGGCTTCTCCTCAGGCTGTGGGGCTTCTGCGTTCCGCCGCACCGGAGGGCCACAGACTTGCAGTGGAAGCATTTTTACATCACCGCTGGCTCCTGGCTGTGACCAAAGTTACTTCGGATTCTCACCTTCTGAGCGGTCACTGCGTGGGGGCAGGGGTTGGAGGTAAGGCCATGTCGTTTAACTTGCTCACTTCCATCTGCCAGTTTGGTAGCTTCTTGGCGGACAGATGGCGCCGGGCATGCTTGGTCAAATGGTCGCTCCTCATGAACCGTCGGTCACACATGGGACAAGCAAATTTCTTCTCACCTGTGTGGGTTCGCCGGTGTCTGGACAGTTCATCGGAACGGGCAAACCTCCTTTCACAACCTTTCCAGCTACAGCTAAAAGGCTTTTCTCCTGAGACAAAGAAATTCAGATCATCGTCACTATGCATTCATCAAGTCACTATAAATTGCAGATCTAATTATATCCAaagacatacattttaaaatatcttaagagatgctctttaaaataaaagctactaAATGAATCAACTGTTAACTGAATGCTACATAGATTTCCAACTTTCACTCAATCACATTTATAGGAATCTTCCCTTTATAAATGCCAAACACAAAAAGGTTTTCTGACTTCAACTATGGTACAACGGCTTTAGAGATACTTTATTAAAGTAACTACTCAGACACATAAAGAATCATCgtttgagaaattaaaacaaacacctTGATGAAATCTTTGAGAAACCTGTAAATATCCCCCACTGAACTGGCTAATAAGGCAAGTTCTTCTTTAACATGCCTGGCTTGTACCTGTGATCATGGCCAAAAAACATTCAACTAAATCTCAAAGACACGAATAAGAAATGGTTGGTACCTGTGTGTGTTCTCATGTGGGCCTTCAGATGAGAGCTCTTAAAGTACGTCTTGCCACATCCTGGGTGGCTACAGATGTGACTTCGTATCCTGGATGAGTCAATCTGAGGAGTGACTTTTGCTGTGGAAGGGGAAAACCCTGGAGCGGGGGCGATGGGGGAGAGTCTGGTGCCATTTGGGCTCACCACCGGAGGCTTTGGGTTCTGAACAACAGGCTGGGGAACGACAAACATGACAGCGCCTTTGGGCACCTGAGTGCCCATGAACACGACAGGTGGGCACACAGCTGGTGGCTGACTGGGTGGAGTGCTAGGAACAACTGTTGTCACAACAGGGTTGTTTGCAGGGAGGGGAACCATCTGACAGATGACCGGCATAGGTGGCACTCCCCCTGTTGACACTGCAGGTGGGGAGACCAGCACCGACTTCTGCTGTGGGGACACAGGGGCGGGCTGAGGTCTACAGATGACTGTCTCTGAGGAAGGCACAGAAAAGTCATAAAGTGCAGGACTTGCTTTCTCATTAACATCTGCCGCCGTGTTTCTCTCACGTTTGGATCTGTTTGGTGACACAGCTGCACAGGGTATGTTTTTTCTTGCAGCCTCAACGTTCAGGTGGGTTCTTCTTCGAAAAGAATTGTCCTGATAGTTGAGGATGCTGGCTGCTTTCACTGGGCAAGATCTGTGGTTACACAGCTGGGCATCAGCTGTATGACGGATCACACTTGTTGCCTGAGCCTTGGGGAGTttgggggcaggtgctgggctcttctcttcctctttgaaaGGTGCAGCAATGTGAGGCTTGGCAGGATCTGAGAATGATTTGAAGTGTCCGGTAGATGGCGCTGATGCCATCAAATTTGACACTTGAGAGGGTTCAAAGTCAGAAGGGCTGTAAGGTGGAGTCAAACactagaaaagaaatacacagaaatcgGCATGAGAAATTAAGTTCGTTacgtaaattataaaaaattagacCATCTGCAGTCtcgtattaaaaacaaaacttacaaaTGCTGGGATCGTATGAAAGTCAGGTGTACTCGGGAGTAGATTCTCTTCCTCCGACATATCGGATACTGGAGTAACAGGTCTGTTTTCAGTGTATTTCTTAAAATCAGACTTCCAACTGCAGCTCATTGACATAAGTGCTTCTACAGCTTCAAAATCACTCTTTTCTGCGGTTTTGTTCCAGGAATACACACTCTCTTTCGATCTTTCAGAAATCatttccatcctttcttcctaTAAGAACAAAAGATCAAATGCTCATAACCATATTTTTGTCCTCCAAATAACACGCAAAGCAACGTACAATTTTTCCTTTACAATTGCACAAATTTCCAAGTTTGcgaaataattt
Coding sequences within it:
- the KLF10 gene encoding Krueppel-like factor 10 isoform X1, encoding MLFGIFAQFLLQPKEWHHINGKWKLEERMEMISERSKESVYSWNKTAEKSDFEAVEALMSMSCSWKSDFKKYTENRPVTPVSDMSEEENLLPSTPDFHTIPAFCLTPPYSPSDFEPSQVSNLMASAPSTGHFKSFSDPAKPHIAAPFKEEEKSPAPAPKLPKAQATSVIRHTADAQLCNHRSCPVKAASILNYQDNSFRRRTHLNVEAARKNIPCAAVSPNRSKRERNTAADVNEKASPALYDFSVPSSETVICRPQPAPVSPQQKSVLVSPPAVSTGGVPPMPVICQMVPLPANNPVVTTVVPSTPPSQPPAVCPPVVFMGTQVPKGAVMFVVPQPVVQNPKPPVVSPNGTRLSPIAPAPGFSPSTAKVTPQIDSSRIRSHICSHPGCGKTYFKSSHLKAHMRTHTGEKPFSCSWKGCERRFARSDELSRHRRTHTGEKKFACPMCDRRFMRSDHLTKHARRHLSAKKLPNWQMEVSKLNDMALPPTPAPTQ
- the KLF10 gene encoding Krueppel-like factor 10 isoform X2; its protein translation is MLNFGASLQQASEERMEMISERSKESVYSWNKTAEKSDFEAVEALMSMSCSWKSDFKKYTENRPVTPVSDMSEEENLLPSTPDFHTIPAFCLTPPYSPSDFEPSQVSNLMASAPSTGHFKSFSDPAKPHIAAPFKEEEKSPAPAPKLPKAQATSVIRHTADAQLCNHRSCPVKAASILNYQDNSFRRRTHLNVEAARKNIPCAAVSPNRSKRERNTAADVNEKASPALYDFSVPSSETVICRPQPAPVSPQQKSVLVSPPAVSTGGVPPMPVICQMVPLPANNPVVTTVVPSTPPSQPPAVCPPVVFMGTQVPKGAVMFVVPQPVVQNPKPPVVSPNGTRLSPIAPAPGFSPSTAKVTPQIDSSRIRSHICSHPGCGKTYFKSSHLKAHMRTHTGEKPFSCSWKGCERRFARSDELSRHRRTHTGEKKFACPMCDRRFMRSDHLTKHARRHLSAKKLPNWQMEVSKLNDMALPPTPAPTQ